One stretch of Chryseobacterium fluminis DNA includes these proteins:
- the mraZ gene encoding division/cell wall cluster transcriptional repressor MraZ, which produces MKSFIGTYECKIDDKGRLKVPSSLIKQMENFEDKAFVVKRSVFQPCLEVYPMNAWDKVMGKINKLNRFIKKNADFIRMFTAGVKTVELDNAGRLQISKDLMHFATLQKDVVITSAGELFEVWDKEAYEKVISTDEVDFASLAEDVMGAFDEE; this is translated from the coding sequence ATGAAAAGTTTCATTGGGACATATGAGTGTAAAATTGACGACAAAGGCCGCTTAAAAGTTCCTTCATCATTAATTAAACAGATGGAAAACTTCGAGGATAAGGCATTTGTAGTCAAAAGATCCGTGTTCCAACCTTGCCTGGAAGTTTACCCTATGAATGCATGGGACAAAGTGATGGGCAAGATTAATAAATTAAACCGTTTCATTAAAAAGAATGCTGATTTCATCAGAATGTTTACGGCAGGAGTAAAAACGGTAGAATTGGATAATGCTGGAAGATTACAGATTTCAAAAGACCTGATGCATTTTGCAACCCTACAGAAGGATGTTGTTATTACAAGTGCAGGAGAGCTTTTTGAAGTTTGGGATAAAGAAGCCTATGAAAAAGTAATTTCTACCGATGAAGTTGATTTTGCAAGCCTCGCGGAGGATGTAATGGGCGCTTTTGATGAAGAATAA
- the rsmH gene encoding 16S rRNA (cytosine(1402)-N(4))-methyltransferase RsmH, which translates to MYHNPVLLKQSVDDLVTNPDGTYVDCTFGGGGHSKEILSRLSDKGRLFSFDQDLDALKNTIDDPRFTLINQNFRFLENSLLMYGISQIDGVLADLGVSSHQFDEAERGFSTRSDAPLDMRMNVMQGLDAKRVINDYEEEQLADIFYYYGELREARKLARDIVHHRKNKSINTTEDLKKLFSYLPPHKVNKFYAQLFQAIRIEVNQELEVLKEMLVQAYNVLKPEGRLVVISYHSLEDRLVKRFLKNGMFEGEPQRDIYGNYKKAFELVKSKAIIPDDKEIEENSRARSAKMRTGIKV; encoded by the coding sequence ATGTATCATAACCCCGTTTTGTTGAAGCAAAGTGTTGATGATTTGGTGACGAATCCAGACGGAACATACGTGGACTGTACTTTTGGTGGCGGTGGTCATTCGAAGGAGATCCTGAGCAGACTTTCGGATAAAGGAAGGCTGTTTAGTTTTGACCAGGATTTAGATGCCCTTAAGAATACAATAGATGACCCGAGATTTACCCTGATCAATCAGAATTTCAGATTTCTGGAAAATTCCCTGCTTATGTATGGTATTTCTCAGATTGATGGGGTCCTGGCAGATCTTGGCGTTTCATCACATCAGTTTGATGAAGCGGAAAGAGGCTTTTCGACAAGAAGCGATGCGCCTCTGGACATGAGAATGAATGTAATGCAGGGGCTGGATGCCAAAAGAGTCATCAATGATTACGAGGAAGAGCAGCTGGCTGATATTTTTTATTATTACGGCGAACTGAGAGAAGCGAGAAAACTGGCCAGAGATATTGTTCATCACCGGAAAAACAAGAGTATCAACACCACGGAAGATCTGAAAAAATTATTCAGCTATCTTCCTCCGCATAAAGTTAATAAATTTTATGCCCAGCTTTTTCAGGCGATAAGAATTGAAGTAAACCAGGAACTGGAAGTTTTAAAGGAAATGCTGGTTCAGGCCTATAATGTTTTAAAACCGGAGGGCAGACTGGTTGTAATCTCCTATCATTCATTAGAAGACAGGCTGGTCAAAAGATTTTTGAAAAACGGAATGTTTGAAGGGGAACCTCAAAGAGACATTTACGGAAATTATAAAAAAGCATTCGAACTGGTAAAGAGCAAAGCGATCATTCCTGATGATAAGGAAATCGAAGAAAACTCAAGAGCGCGAAGTGCAAAAATGAGAACAGGAATAAAAGTGTAG
- a CDS encoding FtsL-like putative cell division protein, with the protein MAKRATTNRPQKRLTFIDIIKGNFLNRDEIKIHYKYFLLLFILMMAMIYSNHLVNKKIKIVNALKEETEEYKSRNAYAQSKLIKVKMESQLGKEVARDSLMTLENHPHKLLIKLDSTDAKAK; encoded by the coding sequence ATGGCAAAAAGAGCAACAACAAATCGCCCTCAGAAAAGATTAACCTTTATTGACATTATAAAGGGGAATTTCCTGAACCGTGATGAGATCAAAATACATTATAAGTATTTCCTCCTGTTGTTTATCTTAATGATGGCCATGATTTACAGCAATCACCTTGTCAACAAAAAGATTAAAATTGTTAACGCTTTAAAAGAAGAAACAGAAGAATATAAATCACGAAACGCTTACGCCCAAAGTAAGCTGATCAAAGTAAAAATGGAATCGCAATTGGGGAAAGAAGTGGCAAGGGACTCTTTAATGACCCTTGAAAATCATCCTCATAAACTGCTGATAAAACTGGACAGTACCGATGCAAAAGCAAAGTGA
- a CDS encoding penicillin-binding transpeptidase domain-containing protein yields MQKQSEYDNKRKKTLRWGYLFAVVALCVFVMFIARIIILQNTNVQEIKDDYINKNYREATLKAARGNLFASDGSILATTVMRYDIYLDFKTMRDTVYTNNIGALTDSLSKMFGKPRGEFRKKFDEQRRKKNQYYTLVKGLDFDQYDRIRQFPIFKKGKNKGGFIVDRNYKRELATSEIGAGTIGMDDGEHTAGLEGAFSKYLRGTDGKRLEQRINSSQWKPIDFWKVQEPVDGEDVYTTLDLRIQDIAHSALEKQLINFEAKHGTVIVMEVETGKVRAMVNLRRTEDGDYADSYNYALKDNIEPGSTFKTISLLAAMDDGFIDENTTVNVGNGVWVYAKQRISDGHGGGTYDISDVLAKSSNVGTAKLITKYYAEKPQIFLDHLKRWKLFDKMDIELPGITKPKIVTPQNKRWNAATLASISYGYSSNINLLQLTSFYNGVANGGKMLKPLFIDKIMKDGKIMYSAKPEVMVNRMASDKAIKMMTNALTKAVEKGTGRSIFTPNLKMAGKTGTARFEYWLPGPMKYRASFAGFYPADHPKYTCYVMISEPNTAKGFYGGTVSAPVFKEIAGKTFLKTPQNVEKEMLVDRKVNLNKMVEPNVKVVVSNKQMPGVVGLIGKNVIPQLENLGYRVNFKGVGRITEQFPMEGTTISKNQRIYLSLQN; encoded by the coding sequence ATGCAAAAGCAAAGTGAATACGATAACAAACGTAAAAAAACGTTAAGGTGGGGCTACCTCTTCGCAGTGGTAGCTTTGTGCGTGTTTGTAATGTTCATTGCAAGAATTATAATCCTTCAAAACACCAATGTCCAGGAAATCAAAGACGATTACATTAATAAAAACTACCGCGAAGCCACTTTAAAAGCTGCCCGCGGAAACCTGTTTGCTTCAGACGGTTCGATCCTCGCCACTACCGTAATGCGTTACGATATCTATCTCGATTTCAAAACAATGAGGGATACCGTTTACACCAACAATATCGGTGCATTAACGGATTCCTTAAGCAAGATGTTCGGAAAACCAAGAGGTGAATTCAGAAAGAAATTTGATGAACAGAGAAGGAAAAAGAACCAGTATTATACTTTGGTGAAAGGTCTTGATTTTGATCAGTACGACAGAATAAGACAATTTCCTATTTTTAAAAAAGGTAAAAACAAAGGTGGTTTTATTGTTGACAGAAATTATAAACGGGAACTTGCCACATCTGAAATCGGAGCCGGAACGATCGGAATGGATGACGGTGAGCATACGGCCGGGCTTGAGGGTGCTTTCTCAAAATACTTAAGAGGGACCGACGGAAAAAGATTAGAGCAGAGAATCAATTCTTCCCAATGGAAGCCTATTGATTTCTGGAAAGTTCAGGAACCTGTGGATGGCGAAGATGTTTACACCACTTTAGACCTTAGAATTCAGGATATCGCCCACTCCGCTTTAGAAAAACAACTGATCAATTTTGAGGCAAAACACGGAACTGTCATCGTGATGGAAGTCGAGACGGGTAAAGTGCGGGCTATGGTTAATTTAAGAAGAACCGAAGACGGAGATTATGCAGATTCCTACAACTATGCCTTAAAAGATAATATAGAACCCGGATCTACTTTTAAAACCATTTCACTTCTGGCGGCAATGGATGATGGTTTTATTGACGAAAATACAACCGTGAACGTAGGAAACGGAGTTTGGGTATATGCCAAACAAAGGATTTCAGACGGTCACGGCGGCGGAACTTACGACATCAGTGACGTTTTGGCAAAATCCAGCAACGTGGGTACTGCAAAACTGATCACAAAGTATTATGCTGAAAAACCCCAAATCTTTCTGGATCACCTGAAACGCTGGAAGTTATTTGACAAAATGGATATCGAACTTCCGGGGATTACAAAGCCTAAAATTGTAACCCCTCAGAACAAAAGATGGAATGCTGCAACTTTAGCGTCTATCTCTTACGGTTATTCTTCAAACATTAATTTATTACAGTTAACGAGCTTTTATAATGGAGTTGCTAACGGTGGAAAAATGCTTAAGCCTTTATTCATCGACAAAATCATGAAAGACGGAAAGATCATGTACAGTGCAAAACCTGAAGTAATGGTCAACAGAATGGCATCTGACAAAGCGATTAAAATGATGACCAATGCGTTAACAAAGGCGGTTGAAAAAGGCACCGGACGAAGTATTTTTACTCCTAATTTAAAAATGGCAGGAAAAACCGGGACGGCCAGATTTGAATACTGGTTACCGGGGCCGATGAAATACAGAGCCTCTTTCGCAGGATTTTATCCCGCAGATCATCCTAAGTACACCTGTTACGTAATGATCAGTGAGCCCAATACGGCAAAAGGGTTTTATGGAGGAACGGTTTCAGCACCTGTTTTCAAAGAAATCGCAGGAAAAACATTCCTGAAGACCCCTCAAAATGTTGAGAAAGAAATGCTTGTAGACAGAAAGGTTAACCTGAATAAAATGGTTGAGCCTAATGTAAAAGTAGTGGTAAGTAATAAACAGATGCCAGGCGTCGTAGGTCTGATAGGAAAGAATGTAATTCCACAACTGGAAAATTTAGGCTACCGCGTTAATTTTAAAGGAGTAGGAAGAATAACAGAGCAATTTCCTATGGAAGGCACCACCATTAGTAAAAATCAGAGAATATATTTATCTCTGCAGAATTAA
- a CDS encoding UDP-N-acetylmuramoyl-L-alanyl-D-glutamate--2,6-diaminopimelate ligase, translating to MQLNELLNRVPVLEIHGDNTREISDLVSDSRKITENSLYIAMRGTVVDGHSFIASSIENGAKAIVCEEFPENFADNITYVMVKDSSRALGQLASNFYGNPSEKLKLIGVTGTNGKTSVSTLLFDVFKNLGYDSALLSTVEIRIGEKKIPATHTTPDVITINKILAQAVEEGCEFAFMEVSSHGISQNRIEGLHFEVAGFTNLTHDHLDYHKTFDGYLKTKKRFFDELQHTAVAITNIDDKNGNVMLQNTKATKKSYALKTMADFHGKLLEVDFNGMLLNFNGKEFWTTLTGKFNVYNLLLVYAIASELGFEQDEILQAISKLKRVSGRFETFKSGGGIFFIVDYAHTPDALENILDSINDIRTKNERLITVFGCGGDRDHSKRSEMGNIATKKSTLAIITSDNPRTEDPAVIIKEIEAGVEPQNFSKYTSIPDRREAIKMAIKFAEPKDIVLVAGKGHETYQEINGVKQHFDDKEVIDELWKLMSK from the coding sequence ATGCAGTTAAATGAATTATTGAACAGAGTTCCGGTCCTTGAAATTCACGGTGATAACACCCGTGAGATTTCAGATCTGGTATCTGACAGCAGGAAGATTACGGAAAACTCTTTGTATATCGCAATGAGAGGAACGGTTGTGGATGGACATTCATTTATTGCATCTTCCATTGAAAATGGAGCTAAAGCAATCGTATGTGAAGAATTTCCTGAAAACTTCGCAGATAACATTACGTATGTTATGGTGAAAGATTCTTCCAGGGCTTTAGGGCAGCTGGCTTCCAATTTCTACGGAAATCCTTCTGAAAAATTAAAGCTGATAGGAGTTACGGGAACGAACGGGAAAACTTCAGTTTCTACCCTGCTTTTCGATGTATTTAAAAATTTAGGCTACGATTCTGCTTTACTTTCTACGGTAGAAATCAGAATAGGAGAAAAAAAGATTCCGGCGACCCATACCACTCCGGATGTGATTACCATCAATAAAATTTTAGCCCAGGCTGTGGAAGAAGGTTGTGAATTCGCTTTTATGGAAGTAAGTTCTCACGGAATTTCCCAGAACAGGATCGAAGGTCTTCATTTTGAAGTAGCCGGATTTACAAATCTTACCCACGACCATTTAGATTATCATAAAACTTTTGACGGGTATTTAAAAACCAAAAAAAGGTTTTTTGATGAACTTCAGCATACCGCAGTTGCCATCACCAATATTGATGACAAGAACGGAAATGTGATGCTTCAGAACACAAAAGCAACAAAAAAGTCCTATGCCTTGAAAACAATGGCAGATTTCCATGGGAAACTTCTGGAAGTAGACTTTAACGGAATGCTGCTGAACTTCAATGGCAAAGAATTCTGGACAACGCTGACAGGAAAATTTAATGTTTATAATCTATTGCTTGTGTACGCGATCGCTTCAGAGCTGGGTTTTGAGCAGGATGAAATTCTGCAGGCCATCAGTAAATTAAAAAGAGTTTCCGGAAGGTTTGAAACCTTCAAATCCGGCGGAGGAATTTTCTTTATCGTCGATTATGCACATACTCCGGACGCTCTGGAAAATATTCTGGACAGCATCAATGATATCAGAACAAAAAATGAAAGACTGATTACTGTTTTCGGTTGCGGAGGAGACAGAGATCATTCCAAGAGATCAGAAATGGGAAATATCGCCACGAAGAAATCTACGCTGGCGATCATCACTTCAGACAATCCGAGAACGGAAGATCCTGCAGTCATTATAAAGGAAATAGAAGCCGGCGTGGAGCCTCAGAACTTCAGCAAATACACTTCAATTCCGGACAGAAGGGAAGCCATAAAAATGGCCATCAAGTTTGCAGAACCTAAAGATATCGTTCTCGTAGCCGGAAAAGGTCACGAAACCTATCAGGAGATTAATGGGGTAAAACAACATTTTGATGATAAGGAAGTAATCGATGAGCTTTGGAAATTAATGTCCAAATAA
- the mraY gene encoding phospho-N-acetylmuramoyl-pentapeptide-transferase: MLYYLYEYLTAHGIHVPGLGLLRYISFRAGMAVLFSLTIALVYGKRIINYLRAKQMGELVRDLGLDGQKQKEGTPTMGGLIIILATLIPVLLFTKITNIYIVLLIVSVIWMGAIGFLDDYLKKIKKNKDGLSGKFKIVGQVGLGLIIGVTMYFHPDITVKRKYADAKVVNRNNVEQNFMPTEKITVSTVPFTKNNEFDYSGILFWMNDKDAHEWAWVVFIPIVIFIVTAVSNGANITDGIDGLAAGTSTVILLALGLFAYLSGNIIFADYLNIMFLPNMGETTIFVVAMVGAVIGFFWYNTYPAQVFMGDTGSLMLGGVIAVLAIILRKELMIPVLCGIFLIENLSVMLQVVVFKYRKRKYGLEYAQTNRLFRMSPLHHHYQKGGFHESKIVNRMIIIGVMLAIVCLITLKMR; the protein is encoded by the coding sequence ATGCTATACTATCTATATGAATATTTAACTGCCCATGGAATACACGTTCCCGGATTAGGATTGTTACGATACATTTCTTTCCGTGCCGGAATGGCAGTTTTGTTTTCTCTAACCATTGCTCTTGTTTACGGAAAAAGAATCATCAATTACCTGAGAGCAAAACAGATGGGTGAGCTGGTTCGTGATCTTGGACTAGACGGGCAAAAGCAAAAAGAAGGAACTCCTACCATGGGAGGTCTGATCATCATATTGGCAACGCTGATCCCTGTTCTTCTGTTTACAAAAATTACCAATATATACATTGTCCTTCTTATCGTTTCCGTCATCTGGATGGGCGCCATTGGTTTTTTAGATGATTACCTGAAGAAAATCAAAAAAAATAAAGACGGATTAAGTGGTAAATTCAAAATTGTAGGACAGGTGGGATTAGGGCTAATCATCGGAGTAACAATGTATTTCCATCCTGACATTACTGTTAAAAGAAAATATGCAGACGCAAAAGTGGTCAACAGGAATAATGTAGAGCAGAACTTCATGCCTACCGAGAAAATCACTGTTTCTACTGTTCCGTTTACTAAAAATAATGAGTTTGACTACAGTGGAATCCTTTTTTGGATGAATGATAAAGATGCCCACGAGTGGGCCTGGGTTGTTTTTATACCTATTGTTATATTCATTGTAACCGCAGTATCCAACGGCGCTAATATCACTGATGGAATTGATGGTCTCGCTGCGGGAACAAGTACCGTTATTTTATTGGCTTTAGGCCTTTTTGCCTACCTATCCGGGAACATCATTTTTGCGGACTATCTCAACATTATGTTTCTCCCTAATATGGGTGAAACCACCATTTTTGTTGTCGCCATGGTGGGAGCTGTTATCGGCTTTTTCTGGTATAATACATACCCGGCACAGGTTTTCATGGGTGATACCGGAAGTCTTATGCTTGGGGGCGTTATCGCCGTCCTGGCCATCATTTTAAGAAAAGAATTGATGATTCCTGTGTTATGCGGAATCTTTTTAATAGAAAACTTATCGGTAATGTTGCAGGTCGTGGTTTTCAAATACAGAAAAAGAAAATATGGGCTGGAATATGCCCAGACTAATAGATTGTTCAGAATGTCCCCTTTACATCACCACTATCAGAAGGGAGGATTTCATGAGAGCAAAATAGTTAACCGAATGATCATCATCGGTGTAATGCTGGCCATTGTATGTCTGATTACGTTGAAGATGAGATAA
- the murD gene encoding UDP-N-acetylmuramoyl-L-alanine--D-glutamate ligase, with protein sequence MKIVVLGGGESGCGAAYLAKKQGLEVFLSDKGAIKDNYKQFLIENEIQFEEQNHDEERILNADWIVKSPGIPKKADIIHKIHERGIRLSSEIEFAAGFTDAKIIAITGSNGKTTTTSLIYHILKNDGLNVGLGGNIGYSFARQVADENHEYYVLEVSSFQLDDIQNFRPYISLLLNLSQDHLDQYNYNYEEYALAKFRITENQENDNFFIYNKDDEMSKIILEKLEIKAKMIPFSTKEKVAEGGFINDDKIEVKLKDDFSMKIEELSLLGTHNVANSLAASIAGKILQINNESIRHSLMTFQAVEHRLEFVSEIGGVKYINDSKATNVNAAYYALESMKTPTVWIVGGLDKGNDYSEIEELVKRKVKAIVCLGIDNDKIINFFKDKIEFIYDTSSMEKAVETAKALAKKGDTVLLSPCCASFDLFQSYEDRGRQFKDQVLKAISQ encoded by the coding sequence ATGAAAATAGTTGTTTTAGGAGGAGGTGAAAGCGGTTGTGGAGCTGCTTATTTGGCTAAAAAACAAGGTCTGGAGGTTTTTCTTTCAGACAAGGGAGCTATTAAAGATAACTATAAGCAGTTTCTTATTGAAAATGAGATTCAATTTGAAGAACAAAACCATGATGAAGAAAGAATTCTGAATGCCGACTGGATCGTAAAAAGCCCGGGAATTCCAAAGAAGGCCGATATTATTCATAAAATTCATGAGAGAGGAATCAGACTTTCTTCTGAAATTGAATTTGCTGCCGGGTTTACCGATGCAAAAATCATAGCCATCACAGGAAGCAACGGAAAAACAACAACGACTTCATTAATATATCATATCCTTAAAAATGATGGATTAAACGTTGGGTTAGGCGGAAATATAGGCTACAGTTTTGCCAGACAGGTAGCTGATGAAAACCATGAATATTATGTATTGGAAGTAAGCTCTTTCCAGTTGGACGATATTCAGAATTTCAGACCTTATATTTCTTTGTTGCTGAACCTGTCACAGGACCATCTGGATCAGTACAACTACAATTATGAAGAATATGCCTTAGCCAAATTCAGGATTACTGAAAACCAGGAGAATGATAATTTCTTCATCTACAATAAGGATGACGAAATGAGTAAAATCATTCTTGAAAAACTAGAGATCAAAGCCAAAATGATTCCTTTTTCCACAAAAGAAAAAGTAGCGGAAGGAGGTTTCATTAATGATGATAAAATAGAAGTTAAACTCAAAGATGATTTTTCAATGAAAATTGAAGAATTATCCCTTCTCGGAACACATAACGTAGCCAACAGTCTGGCCGCTTCCATAGCAGGTAAGATATTACAGATTAATAATGAAAGTATCAGACATTCATTAATGACTTTTCAGGCCGTCGAACACAGACTGGAGTTTGTTTCTGAAATCGGAGGCGTTAAATACATTAATGACAGTAAGGCGACCAATGTCAATGCAGCCTATTATGCACTGGAAAGCATGAAAACTCCTACCGTATGGATTGTGGGAGGACTGGACAAAGGAAATGACTACTCAGAAATTGAAGAGTTGGTTAAAAGAAAAGTTAAAGCGATTGTCTGCCTGGGAATTGATAATGATAAGATTATTAATTTCTTTAAAGACAAAATAGAGTTTATTTACGACACCTCAAGCATGGAAAAAGCGGTGGAGACTGCAAAAGCGCTGGCAAAGAAAGGAGATACGGTTTTATTATCCCCTTGTTGTGCTAGTTTCGACTTATTTCAAAGCTATGAGGACAGAGGACGTCAGTTTAAAGACCAGGTATTAAAAGCCATAAGCCAATAG
- a CDS encoding FtsW/RodA/SpoVE family cell cycle protein encodes MNEQDTESRFEFLKGDKVLWMVILVISIFSIFPVYSASSNLEYIVNNGTTTGHVIKHMFFVVLGLGIMRVVGMVKYEYIGKLSSILLGLMIILLVVTMFTGQTIDGASASRWLKIPGTPISFQPSSFAFLMLIIYLCRYLTKKITRERLPIENIMYIFGPILLVFVLVAKDNGSTALMILMVSVIVLIIGQLHWKYIAGFISASFVAIVFFLVIALNTNMIGGNRVHTWMSRIETFTSTKAKTADVDDESLKAKNYQVMQAKAAIVHGGITGMGPGKSALKQMLPQSASDFIFAVIVEEYGVIGAAFLISLYLIMMIRIVMIASKMPAFFGSLLVLSLGVMIFIQLAVNIAVAVNLIPVTGQPLPLISYGGTSMLVTYLQLGIILNISSRIQIYDEEGMGKKQSIAEINDIA; translated from the coding sequence ATGAACGAACAAGACACAGAAAGCAGATTTGAATTTCTAAAGGGTGATAAAGTACTTTGGATGGTCATTCTTGTGATCTCCATTTTTTCTATCTTCCCTGTTTATTCTGCAAGTTCGAATCTGGAATATATTGTCAATAACGGGACCACTACCGGTCACGTTATCAAACATATGTTCTTTGTAGTCTTAGGCCTGGGAATTATGAGAGTGGTCGGGATGGTAAAGTATGAATATATCGGGAAGCTCAGCAGCATTCTTCTTGGGTTAATGATTATTCTGCTGGTCGTTACGATGTTTACAGGACAAACCATCGACGGAGCGAGCGCCTCCAGATGGCTGAAAATCCCGGGAACCCCGATTTCATTTCAGCCCTCTTCATTCGCTTTCTTAATGCTGATTATCTATCTGTGCAGATACCTGACCAAGAAAATTACCCGGGAAAGACTTCCGATCGAGAATATCATGTATATTTTCGGACCTATTTTACTGGTCTTTGTATTGGTGGCAAAAGATAACGGATCTACAGCGTTAATGATTTTAATGGTCTCAGTGATCGTTCTGATTATCGGTCAGCTGCACTGGAAATATATCGCAGGATTTATTTCAGCATCGTTTGTAGCGATTGTCTTCTTTTTAGTAATTGCACTCAATACGAATATGATCGGGGGGAACCGTGTTCATACCTGGATGAGCCGTATTGAAACATTTACATCAACCAAAGCAAAGACAGCCGATGTAGACGATGAAAGTCTGAAGGCCAAAAACTATCAGGTCATGCAGGCAAAAGCCGCCATTGTTCATGGTGGAATCACAGGTATGGGACCCGGAAAAAGTGCTTTAAAACAAATGCTTCCACAATCTGCATCCGACTTTATTTTCGCTGTTATTGTTGAAGAGTACGGTGTTATCGGCGCTGCTTTTCTCATCAGTTTATATTTAATTATGATGATCCGTATCGTGATGATTGCCAGCAAGATGCCCGCATTTTTCGGATCCCTGCTGGTCCTCAGCCTCGGGGTGATGATATTCATACAACTTGCTGTCAATATTGCAGTTGCAGTGAATTTAATCCCTGTTACCGGGCAACCGCTGCCATTGATCAGTTACGGAGGAACCTCGATGTTGGTAACATATTTGCAGTTGGGAATTATTTTAAACATAAGCTCCAGAATACAGATTTATGATGAAGAAGGAATGGGTAAAAAACAAAGCATAGCCGAGATCAACGATATCGCTTAA
- the murG gene encoding undecaprenyldiphospho-muramoylpentapeptide beta-N-acetylglucosaminyltransferase, translating to MDNQSVNSQKPKTIRVLLSGGGTGGHIFPAIAIADEIRRRFPDAEFLFIGANGKMEMEKVPQAGYRIEGIEIAGIDRGNMVSNLGLPFKILKSLSKSKKIIKAFAPDFAVGTGGFASGPALYEASKMGIPIFIQEQNAHAGVTNKILSKKAQAVFTAYPKVEGFPAEKIKFLGNPIRENIISGMQDTTQAKEKMGLDKDRLTILSVGGSLGSRTLNNGWKDNLENLKEKGYQLIWQTGKLDYKDIVDHCQSPDAGTGPQGTANSQIQIREFIKDMETAYSAADVIVSRAGAIAISELAVARKPVLLVPFPFAAEDHQTKNAMNLVNKNAARMVKDSEMQEKFWDTLSEICEDENIREEMSVNLKYFAKPDAAKDIVDEIFDKV from the coding sequence ATGGACAATCAATCAGTTAATAGCCAAAAACCAAAAACCATCCGCGTCTTATTATCAGGCGGAGGGACAGGAGGTCATATCTTCCCTGCCATTGCTATTGCTGACGAGATCAGAAGGAGATTTCCTGATGCAGAATTTTTGTTCATCGGGGCTAACGGAAAAATGGAAATGGAAAAGGTTCCGCAGGCAGGCTACAGGATCGAAGGAATAGAAATCGCAGGAATAGACAGAGGAAATATGGTTTCAAATTTGGGTCTGCCTTTCAAAATCCTAAAAAGTTTATCTAAATCTAAAAAGATCATTAAAGCTTTTGCTCCGGATTTTGCCGTGGGAACAGGAGGCTTTGCGAGCGGGCCGGCTTTGTATGAAGCATCCAAAATGGGAATTCCTATTTTTATTCAGGAGCAGAATGCACATGCCGGAGTAACGAATAAAATTTTAAGTAAAAAAGCACAAGCCGTGTTTACAGCCTACCCGAAAGTGGAGGGTTTTCCGGCTGAAAAAATAAAATTTCTGGGTAATCCGATCCGTGAGAATATTATCTCAGGAATGCAGGATACTACTCAGGCAAAAGAGAAAATGGGCCTTGATAAGGACAGACTGACGATTTTATCTGTCGGCGGATCTTTAGGCTCAAGAACACTAAATAACGGCTGGAAAGACAATCTTGAAAACCTTAAAGAAAAAGGCTATCAGCTGATCTGGCAGACGGGAAAACTGGATTATAAGGATATTGTTGACCACTGTCAGTCGCCGGATGCTGGAACTGGCCCACAGGGAACAGCCAACAGCCAGATACAGATCAGGGAATTCATCAAAGATATGGAGACAGCGTATTCTGCAGCAGATGTGATCGTTTCAAGAGCCGGAGCAATTGCCATTTCAGAGCTGGCAGTAGCCCGGAAGCCGGTTTTATTGGTTCCTTTTCCTTTTGCGGCAGAAGACCACCAGACAAAAAATGCGATGAATCTGGTTAATAAAAACGCAGCCAGAATGGTAAAAGACTCTGAAATGCAGGAAAAATTCTGGGATACACTTTCAGAAATCTGTGAAGACGAAAATATAAGAGAAGAAATGTCTGTCAATCTGAAATATTTTGCCAAACCGGATGCGGCAAAAGATATTGTGGACGAGATATTTGATAAAGTGTAA